The following are from one region of the Streptomyces rubrogriseus genome:
- a CDS encoding VgrG-related protein, with protein MVRPAFSSVVEVKIGGAPLSDTVAPMLTDGWVDQGVNVPAAFRLTFRDPHHKLLGDLNVQFGTKVVITPIADGEGKGNPLLTGEVTGLEADYDGTGSFTVIRGYDYGHRLMRQRRVAAYRNQKASDIARKLVAMDGVSIGRIQATKGTYAFISQSNVTDWDFLARLADENKMIMYLDSKGKFRFVTPKPSAGAPSPNTDGDQSTFVLQAEHDILRLRAAVTAADQIGKVESRGWNVTTKKKITETAPATTDPGINIKWTPGTAAGKFKPGKLVETANPYDKQDEVQNAAKALASDVTASFAELEVAAKGHPDLRPGVPVALADVGTPFEGKYTVTSVRHHFGDGVPYESWITVSGRQWRSLYGLASGGGGGSDPASAARLPSVANAIVTDVQDPLKQGRVKLQFPWLDDTYISDWTRSVQMGGVAGGGIFPMDVGDEVLVAFDRGALDHPFVIGGLYNGRDVPTKSDVPLHDGLKKKAVRHTLSDRQGNRVDLLSQRTGGRKQGVRIASGNDKLTINLDRTKTEITVDSKGSVSITGSRSVSVDAGTDLSLSARRSLTIKSGGPLSIQGGSMINMRSGGVVGVNAGGALNLGAGGAATLSAGAATTISGTVNVQINSVMTRVIGATFEVKTPIFKVATIPVPGL; from the coding sequence ATGGTGCGTCCCGCCTTCTCCAGCGTCGTCGAGGTGAAGATCGGTGGCGCCCCGCTGTCCGACACCGTCGCCCCGATGCTCACCGACGGATGGGTCGACCAGGGCGTCAACGTGCCCGCGGCGTTCCGGCTCACCTTCCGCGACCCCCACCACAAGCTCCTCGGCGACCTGAACGTGCAGTTCGGCACCAAGGTCGTCATCACGCCGATCGCCGACGGCGAGGGCAAGGGCAACCCCCTGCTGACCGGTGAGGTCACCGGCCTGGAGGCCGACTACGACGGCACCGGCAGCTTCACCGTCATCCGCGGCTACGACTACGGGCACCGGCTGATGCGCCAGCGCCGGGTGGCCGCGTACCGCAACCAGAAGGCCTCCGACATCGCCCGCAAGCTCGTGGCGATGGACGGCGTCTCCATCGGCCGCATCCAGGCGACCAAGGGCACCTACGCGTTCATCTCCCAGTCCAACGTCACCGACTGGGACTTCCTCGCCCGGCTCGCCGACGAGAACAAGATGATCATGTACCTGGACTCCAAGGGGAAGTTCCGGTTCGTCACGCCGAAACCGTCGGCCGGCGCGCCCTCGCCGAACACCGACGGCGACCAGAGCACCTTCGTCCTCCAGGCCGAGCACGACATCCTGCGGCTGCGGGCCGCCGTCACCGCCGCCGACCAGATCGGCAAGGTCGAGTCGCGCGGCTGGAACGTCACCACCAAGAAGAAGATCACCGAGACCGCGCCGGCCACCACCGACCCCGGCATCAACATCAAGTGGACGCCCGGCACGGCCGCCGGCAAGTTCAAGCCCGGCAAACTCGTCGAGACCGCCAACCCCTACGACAAGCAGGACGAGGTCCAGAACGCCGCGAAGGCCCTCGCCTCCGACGTCACCGCCTCCTTCGCCGAGCTGGAGGTCGCCGCCAAGGGCCACCCCGACCTGCGGCCCGGCGTCCCCGTCGCGCTCGCCGACGTCGGCACCCCCTTCGAGGGCAAGTACACCGTCACCTCGGTACGCCACCACTTCGGCGACGGCGTCCCCTACGAGTCCTGGATCACGGTCAGCGGACGCCAGTGGCGTTCCCTGTACGGGCTCGCCTCGGGCGGCGGCGGGGGCTCGGACCCGGCGAGCGCCGCCCGGCTGCCCAGCGTCGCCAACGCCATCGTCACCGACGTGCAGGACCCCCTCAAGCAGGGCAGGGTCAAGTTGCAGTTCCCGTGGCTGGACGACACCTACATAAGCGACTGGACGCGCAGCGTCCAGATGGGCGGCGTGGCGGGCGGCGGCATCTTCCCCATGGACGTCGGCGACGAGGTCCTGGTCGCCTTCGACCGGGGGGCGCTGGACCACCCGTTCGTCATCGGCGGCCTCTACAACGGCCGGGACGTGCCGACCAAGAGCGACGTGCCGCTGCACGACGGCCTGAAGAAGAAGGCCGTGCGGCACACCCTGTCCGACCGCCAGGGCAACCGGGTCGACCTGCTCAGCCAGCGCACCGGCGGCCGCAAGCAGGGCGTGCGGATCGCCAGCGGCAACGACAAGCTGACCATCAACCTCGACCGCACCAAGACCGAGATCACCGTCGACAGCAAGGGCTCCGTCAGCATCACCGGCAGCCGCTCGGTGTCGGTGGACGCGGGCACCGACCTGTCGCTGAGCGCCAGGCGCTCCCTGACCATCAAGAGCGGCGGTCCCCTCAGCATCCAGGGCGGCAGCATGATCAACATGCGCAGCGGGGGCGTGGTCGGAGTCAACGCGGGAGGCGCCCTGAACCTGGGGGCGGGCGGCGCCGCGACGCTGAGCGCCGGGGCCGCGACGACCATCTCCGGCACCGTCAACGTGCAGATCAACTCCGTCATGACGAGGGTCATCGGCGCGACCTTCGAGGTCAAGACCCCCATCTTCAAGGTCGCGACGATCCCCGTGCCGGGCCTGTGA
- a CDS encoding GPW/gp25 family protein, with protein sequence MAEQFVGSGWSFPLRIGPTGGIALVSGEQEVEEAMRLILATAPGERPMRPEFGCAIHDLVFAPVNEQTAGRIQHEVYVTLDRWEPRIEVHDVDVTTGEEQNVLFIDVRYSIRGTNNPRSLVFPFYVIPSHDEPDLPDAPAGLPGSPESDR encoded by the coding sequence ATGGCCGAACAGTTCGTCGGCTCCGGCTGGTCGTTCCCGCTGCGGATCGGGCCCACCGGCGGGATCGCCCTCGTCAGCGGCGAGCAGGAGGTGGAGGAGGCCATGCGGCTCATCCTCGCCACCGCGCCCGGAGAGCGGCCGATGCGCCCCGAGTTCGGCTGCGCCATCCACGACCTCGTCTTCGCCCCCGTCAACGAGCAGACGGCGGGCCGCATCCAGCACGAGGTCTATGTCACCCTGGACCGCTGGGAACCACGCATCGAGGTCCACGACGTCGACGTCACCACCGGTGAGGAGCAGAACGTCCTCTTCATCGACGTCCGTTACTCGATCCGCGGCACCAACAACCCGCGCAGCCTCGTGTTCCCGTTCTACGTCATCCCCTCCCACGACGAGCCCGACCTCCCCGACGCTCCGGCCGGTCTCCCGGGCTCTCCCGAAAGCGACCGCTGA
- a CDS encoding putative baseplate assembly protein, giving the protein MPLPSPNLDDRRFQQFVDDAKRYIQQRAPEWTDHNVSDPGVTLVETVAHMADQIVYRLNRVPDKNHLAFLDLVGITLFPPSAARTDVTFWLSAPQEDAILVPVGTEVATLRTERDEAVVFATEQDLRIVPCTMSRLVTQVSGEAVSDRTTDLAESKDVLCFAEAPGPGDCMLIGLSAAVPDCALALELDSRVDGVGVDPRQPPLVWEAWTEDGWQSCEVDRDGTGGLNRPGDVVLHIPGGHVLSRNGGHEAGWIRCRVTEPLSGQPFYTTSPTIRSAEAYTIGGTTGSVHAETILDEPLGESTGLPGQRLRLEHAPVVAGEPSVLLQTAADDGWQDWRVVPHFSGSHPDDHHITVDATTGEIAFGPAVREADGTLRQYGAVPPKGAVIRARRYRTGGGRAGNVARGAVQVLRTSIPYVSEVVNREAALGGVDGETIEEAKLRAPITLRAQERAVTLRDYEELARRAAPETARITCLEGAENEYGAHAVRVLVVPQAVPDPGGRLRFEQLVPGDALLNRITRHLDERRLIGTRLAVGPPYYQGVTVVATVHAFRDVDADRVRRQTHDALYRHLDPLTGGSDGKGWPFGRPVQTGELFAVLQRVPGVELVDEVVLHPADPLTGKRGDPTNRIDLDAPALVFSYDHRVRVIGDSA; this is encoded by the coding sequence ATGCCCCTGCCCTCTCCCAACCTCGACGACCGCCGCTTCCAGCAGTTCGTCGACGATGCCAAGCGCTACATCCAGCAGCGTGCGCCGGAGTGGACCGACCACAACGTCTCGGACCCCGGTGTCACGCTCGTCGAGACGGTGGCCCACATGGCCGACCAGATCGTCTACCGGCTCAACCGGGTCCCGGACAAGAACCACCTTGCCTTCCTGGACCTGGTCGGCATCACGCTCTTCCCGCCGTCGGCCGCGCGCACGGACGTCACCTTCTGGCTCTCCGCGCCGCAGGAGGACGCGATCCTCGTCCCGGTCGGCACCGAGGTCGCCACCCTGCGCACCGAACGCGACGAGGCCGTCGTGTTCGCCACCGAGCAGGACCTGCGCATCGTCCCGTGCACGATGAGCCGCCTGGTGACCCAGGTCAGCGGCGAGGCCGTCAGCGACCGCACCACGGACCTCGCCGAGAGCAAGGACGTGCTGTGCTTCGCCGAGGCACCGGGCCCCGGCGACTGCATGCTCATCGGCCTCAGCGCCGCCGTCCCGGACTGCGCGCTCGCCCTCGAACTCGACAGCCGCGTCGACGGCGTCGGTGTCGACCCCCGCCAGCCGCCGCTGGTGTGGGAGGCCTGGACCGAGGACGGCTGGCAGTCCTGCGAGGTCGACCGCGACGGCACCGGCGGTCTCAACCGGCCCGGCGACGTCGTGCTGCACATACCCGGCGGTCACGTCCTGTCCCGCAACGGCGGCCACGAGGCCGGCTGGATCCGCTGCCGGGTCACCGAACCGCTCAGCGGCCAGCCCTTCTACACCACCTCGCCGACCATCCGTTCCGCCGAGGCCTACACGATCGGCGGCACCACCGGCTCCGTCCACGCCGAGACCATCCTCGACGAGCCCCTCGGCGAGTCCACCGGCCTGCCCGGCCAGCGGCTGCGGCTCGAGCACGCCCCCGTCGTCGCCGGCGAACCGTCCGTCCTGCTCCAGACCGCCGCCGACGACGGCTGGCAGGACTGGCGGGTGGTGCCGCACTTCTCCGGCTCCCACCCGGACGACCACCACATCACCGTCGACGCCACCACCGGCGAGATCGCCTTCGGCCCCGCCGTCCGCGAGGCCGACGGCACCCTGCGCCAGTACGGCGCCGTCCCGCCCAAGGGCGCCGTCATCCGCGCCCGCCGCTACCGCACCGGCGGGGGCCGGGCGGGCAACGTGGCCCGCGGCGCCGTACAGGTGCTGCGCACCTCCATCCCGTACGTCTCCGAGGTCGTCAACCGCGAGGCCGCGCTCGGCGGCGTCGACGGCGAGACCATCGAGGAGGCCAAGCTGCGGGCGCCCATCACCCTGCGCGCCCAGGAACGCGCCGTCACGCTGCGCGACTACGAGGAACTCGCCCGCCGCGCCGCCCCCGAGACCGCCCGCATCACCTGCCTGGAGGGCGCGGAGAACGAGTACGGCGCCCACGCCGTCCGCGTCCTCGTCGTCCCCCAGGCCGTCCCGGACCCCGGCGGGCGCCTGCGCTTCGAGCAACTCGTCCCCGGTGACGCCCTGCTGAACCGCATCACCCGCCACCTCGACGAACGCCGACTGATCGGCACCCGGCTCGCCGTCGGCCCGCCCTACTACCAGGGCGTCACCGTCGTCGCCACCGTCCACGCCTTCCGCGACGTCGACGCCGACCGCGTGCGCCGGCAGACTCACGACGCCCTCTACCGCCACCTCGACCCGCTCACCGGCGGCTCCGACGGCAAGGGCTGGCCGTTCGGACGTCCCGTGCAGACCGGTGAGCTGTTCGCCGTCCTCCAGCGCGTGCCCGGCGTCGAACTCGTCGACGAGGTCGTCCTGCACCCGGCCGACCCCCTCACCGGCAAGCGCGGCGACCCCACCAACCGCATCGACCTCGACGCACCCGCCCTGGTCTTCTCCTACGACCACCGGGTCCGCGTGATCGGGGACAGCGCGTGA
- a CDS encoding phage tail protein, which yields MLPAVFADDDLALRFVAGLDDVLAPILNVLDCLDTYFDPALTPADFAQWLGTWVGAETDGTEAEPMLRAAVAAAARLHRVRGTLQGLSETVRLAFGVAPEITESGGAAWNARPLGPFPGRPRPQLHVALRLPEPRPVDVHRLDALVAAARPAHMPYTVEVTASERTPER from the coding sequence ATGCTGCCGGCCGTCTTCGCCGACGACGACCTCGCGCTGCGCTTCGTCGCCGGGCTCGACGACGTCCTCGCACCCATCCTGAACGTCCTGGACTGCCTGGACACCTACTTCGACCCCGCCCTCACCCCGGCGGACTTCGCGCAGTGGCTCGGCACCTGGGTCGGCGCGGAGACCGACGGCACCGAGGCCGAGCCGATGCTGCGCGCCGCCGTCGCCGCCGCCGCCCGGCTGCACCGCGTACGCGGCACGCTGCAGGGCCTGTCCGAGACCGTCCGGCTCGCCTTCGGTGTCGCGCCGGAGATCACCGAGAGCGGCGGCGCCGCCTGGAACGCCCGGCCGCTCGGCCCGTTCCCCGGCCGCCCCCGCCCGCAGCTGCACGTCGCCCTCCGGCTGCCCGAACCCAGGCCCGTCGACGTCCACCGGCTGGACGCCCTCGTCGCCGCCGCCCGCCCCGCCCACATGCCCTACACGGTCGAAGTGACCGCCTCCGAAAGGACCCCGGAGAGATGA
- a CDS encoding alpha/beta hydrolase, which translates to MPTARAISTAVLLSTATLLASSLTACAPTDRDGDRQGDTGGTTTDAQALNDLRAQTPHWRDCPAPAPIQGGGEAPGALPDGTPWQCATLRTPLDWKNPSGKTMDLALVRARTSGTPDDRIGSLLFNFGGPGGSGVTTLPGLAADYEKLRTRYDLVSFDPRGVGNSGGVRCPDAGLPDEDEIDNIPDDGGDETNALVRFNRETAAACEKHSGDVLPYVGTTQAARDMDLMRQVLGDEKLHYLGISYGTELGGVYAHLFPERVGRAVLDGVVDPTHDMMEEALAQAGGFQLAFEHFAAWCARQGCTLGEDAEDIVDLVVGLEAALDDTPLPTPDDGELDGDALVAAVTGALYRQDYWPALRVGLEAAADDDGDVLHDLAEALGQHGTGGDTDDGTADGTTDGTTDEESNEDDAFRAITCDDSSSRYTVADVLSRLPDFLEASPLFGPGLAWGTLSCDGWPVPGAARHPEVGAPGAPPVLLVGNTGDPATPYEGAARMARRLGEKVGIELTYRGEGHGAYDSGNTCVRNAVDAYLLNGTLPKPGTVCEAEPLPEGK; encoded by the coding sequence ATGCCCACAGCACGAGCGATATCCACCGCCGTCCTGCTGTCCACGGCCACCCTGCTCGCCTCCTCCCTGACGGCCTGCGCGCCCACGGACCGGGACGGCGACCGGCAAGGCGACACCGGCGGCACCACCACCGACGCACAAGCCCTGAACGACCTCCGCGCCCAGACCCCGCACTGGCGGGACTGCCCCGCCCCGGCCCCGATCCAGGGCGGCGGCGAAGCCCCCGGCGCGCTCCCCGACGGCACCCCGTGGCAATGCGCCACCCTGCGCACGCCGTTGGACTGGAAGAACCCCTCCGGCAAGACCATGGACCTCGCACTCGTCCGGGCCCGCACCAGCGGCACCCCGGACGACCGGATCGGCTCCCTGCTCTTCAACTTCGGCGGCCCCGGCGGCTCCGGCGTCACCACCCTTCCCGGCCTGGCCGCCGACTACGAGAAACTCCGCACCCGCTACGACCTCGTCAGCTTCGACCCGCGCGGCGTCGGCAACAGCGGCGGCGTGCGCTGCCCGGACGCCGGCCTCCCCGACGAGGACGAGATCGACAACATCCCCGACGACGGGGGCGACGAGACCAACGCGCTCGTCCGCTTCAACCGGGAGACCGCGGCCGCCTGCGAGAAGCACTCCGGCGACGTCCTCCCCTACGTCGGCACCACCCAGGCAGCCCGGGACATGGACCTGATGCGCCAGGTCCTCGGCGACGAGAAGCTGCACTACCTCGGCATCTCCTACGGCACCGAACTCGGCGGCGTCTACGCGCACTTGTTCCCGGAGCGCGTCGGCCGCGCCGTACTCGACGGTGTCGTCGACCCGACCCACGACATGATGGAGGAGGCCCTCGCCCAGGCCGGCGGTTTCCAGCTCGCCTTCGAGCACTTCGCCGCCTGGTGCGCCCGGCAGGGCTGCACGCTGGGCGAGGACGCCGAGGACATCGTGGACCTCGTCGTCGGCCTCGAGGCGGCCCTGGACGACACGCCCCTGCCCACCCCGGACGACGGCGAACTCGACGGCGACGCCCTCGTCGCGGCCGTCACCGGCGCCCTCTACCGGCAGGACTACTGGCCCGCGCTCCGGGTCGGCCTGGAAGCCGCCGCCGACGACGACGGCGACGTCCTGCACGACCTCGCCGAAGCCCTCGGCCAGCACGGCACCGGCGGCGACACGGACGACGGCACAGCCGACGGCACGACCGACGGCACGACCGACGAGGAAAGCAACGAGGACGACGCCTTCCGGGCCATCACCTGCGACGACTCCAGCAGCCGCTACACGGTCGCGGACGTCCTGTCCCGCCTGCCGGACTTCCTCGAGGCCTCCCCGCTCTTCGGCCCCGGCCTCGCCTGGGGCACCCTGTCCTGCGACGGCTGGCCGGTCCCCGGAGCGGCCCGGCACCCCGAGGTCGGCGCCCCGGGCGCGCCCCCGGTCCTCCTCGTCGGCAACACCGGCGACCCCGCCACCCCCTACGAGGGCGCCGCCCGCATGGCCCGGCGCCTCGGCGAGAAGGTGGGCATCGAGCTGACGTACCGGGGCGAGGGCCACGGCGCCTACGACAGCGGCAACACCTGCGTCCGGAACGCCGTCGACGCCTACCTGCTGAACGGCACCCTCCCGAAGCCCGGCACGGTCTGCGAGGCCGAACCCCTGCCCGAGGGCAAGTAG
- the msiK gene encoding diacetylchitobiose ABC transporter ATP-binding protein MsiK, with translation MATVTFDKATRVYPGSTKPAVDGLDIDIADGEFLVLVGPSGCGKSTSLRMLAGLEDVNGGAIRIGDRDVTHLPPKDRDIAMVFQNYALYPHMSVADNMGFALKIAGVNKAEIRQKVEEAAKILDLTEYLDRKPKALSGGQRQRVAMGRAIVREPQVFLMDEPLSNLDAKLRVSTRTQIASLQRRLGITTVYVTHDQVEAMTMGDRVAVLKDGLLQQVDSPRNMYDKPANLFVAGFIGSPAMNLVEVPITDGGVKFGNSVVPVNRDALKAASDKGDRTVTVGVRPEHFDVVELNGGAAKTLSKDSADAPAGLAVSVNVVEETGADGYIYGTVEVGGETKDLVVRVSSRAVPEKGATVHVVPRPGEIHVFSSSTGERLTD, from the coding sequence ATGGCCACTGTTACGTTCGACAAGGCGACCCGTGTGTACCCGGGTTCCACGAAGCCCGCCGTCGACGGTCTCGACATCGACATCGCGGACGGCGAGTTCCTCGTCCTGGTCGGCCCGTCCGGTTGTGGCAAGTCCACCTCGCTCCGGATGCTCGCGGGGCTCGAGGACGTGAACGGCGGCGCCATCCGCATCGGCGACCGCGACGTGACGCACCTGCCGCCGAAGGACCGGGACATCGCCATGGTGTTCCAGAACTACGCGCTGTACCCGCACATGTCGGTCGCCGACAACATGGGCTTCGCGCTCAAGATCGCCGGCGTCAACAAGGCGGAGATCCGGCAGAAGGTCGAGGAGGCCGCGAAGATCCTCGACCTCACCGAGTACCTGGACCGCAAGCCGAAGGCGCTCTCCGGCGGTCAGCGCCAGCGTGTGGCGATGGGCCGCGCGATCGTGCGTGAGCCGCAGGTGTTCCTCATGGACGAGCCGCTGTCCAACCTGGACGCCAAGCTCCGCGTCTCCACCCGTACGCAGATCGCCTCGCTCCAGCGCCGCCTGGGCATCACCACCGTCTACGTCACCCACGACCAGGTCGAGGCCATGACGATGGGCGACCGCGTCGCGGTCCTCAAGGACGGTCTGCTCCAGCAGGTCGACTCCCCGCGGAACATGTACGACAAGCCCGCGAACCTCTTCGTCGCCGGCTTCATCGGCTCCCCGGCCATGAACCTGGTCGAGGTCCCGATCACCGACGGCGGCGTGAAGTTCGGCAACAGCGTCGTCCCGGTCAACCGCGACGCCCTGAAGGCCGCCTCCGACAAGGGCGACCGCACGGTCACCGTCGGTGTCCGCCCGGAGCACTTCGACGTCGTGGAGCTGAACGGCGGCGCGGCCAAGACCCTGTCGAAGGACTCGGCGGACGCCCCGGCCGGACTCGCGGTCTCGGTGAACGTCGTGGAGGAGACCGGCGCCGACGGCTACATCTACGGCACGGTCGAGGTCGGCGGCGAGACGAAGGACCTCGTGGTCCGCGTCAGCAGCCGCGCGGTGCCGGAGAAGGGCGCGACCGTCCACGTGGTGCCGCGTCCGGGCGAGATCCACGTGTTCTCGTCCTCCACGGGCGAGCGCCTCACCGACTGA
- a CDS encoding nucleotidyltransferase family protein, giving the protein MTDPNAASRRPVQAVVLAGGQGSRLRPYTDDRPKPMVEIPGTGTPIIGHQLAWLAEEGVTDVVVSCGHLAEVLQKWLESADLPLSVTTVVETEPLGRGGGLRYAAAHLPHPDRSWYATNGDIWTRFSLRDMADFHAERDAVATLALARPRLPWGAVQTDGFGHITDFIEAPPSTFEINAGVYVFSPEFATMLPERGDHERTTFPRLARENRLAGFPIPQGSYWRAIDTAKDLTEAARELAALSGR; this is encoded by the coding sequence ATGACCGATCCGAACGCCGCGTCCCGCCGCCCCGTTCAAGCCGTCGTCCTGGCCGGCGGGCAGGGTTCCCGGCTGCGCCCCTACACCGACGACCGGCCCAAGCCGATGGTCGAGATCCCGGGCACCGGGACTCCGATCATCGGCCATCAGCTCGCCTGGCTCGCCGAGGAGGGCGTCACCGACGTCGTGGTCTCCTGCGGTCATCTGGCCGAGGTGCTGCAGAAGTGGCTGGAGAGCGCCGACCTGCCGCTCTCCGTCACCACCGTCGTGGAGACCGAGCCGCTGGGCCGAGGCGGCGGCCTCAGGTACGCCGCCGCCCACCTCCCGCACCCGGACCGGTCCTGGTACGCCACCAACGGCGACATCTGGACCCGTTTCTCGCTGCGCGACATGGCCGACTTCCACGCCGAGCGGGACGCCGTCGCGACCCTCGCCCTGGCCCGCCCGCGGCTGCCGTGGGGCGCCGTGCAGACGGACGGCTTCGGCCACATCACCGACTTCATCGAGGCGCCGCCGTCGACCTTCGAGATCAACGCGGGCGTGTACGTCTTCTCGCCGGAGTTCGCCACGATGCTCCCGGAGCGCGGCGACCACGAGCGCACCACCTTCCCCCGGCTGGCCCGCGAGAACCGCCTGGCCGGCTTCCCGATCCCGCAGGGCTCCTACTGGCGGGCGATCGACACCGCGAAGGACCTGACGGAGGCGGCCCGGGAACTGGCGGCCCTGTCCGGCCGCTGA
- a CDS encoding DoxX family protein, with translation MSVDTRTPRTPTGDRSSGYDDAPALSMVKVPSDPAQVIVNHASFRVQFGASARRTQSPRIARHLSATQDPARMPAAPGRRRAVVWSGRSDPDDTGAHRLLQAVRAGAGQHAEDPAADHAGDAGATQVIPRIDLDGGPLDYDDGPATQTLETPLVGAQRGPVPDGTRLLPAMRTVGSAYDEPVYDDSAYGTREFGTDYGSDDYGSDGYGEDTDPGEPRSRRRTDDPARHAYFPGRRMNLGVVLLPLRVFLGFISIYAGMGKLCDPVYFDGGERGSMVKWLNTLHPWDVAEPLRQFALAHPVGAGLVIAFLQVLVGVLTVLGCWQRVAAVIGAGLSAALLVTVSWKSVPVYDAPDIIYLAAWSPLIIAGAPVYSVDGRLAGSAWRRLGPRSDIWDLRRYVLRRGALVTFLVAGVTLLVGSVLGGAVRDADRVVVPGPGESPRNELPGSPLPQEPGTREPKPSSPEASASPTQGATGEASTPSGDSATTPGATRDSSGTATGGGTPSQTQGTTGQAPPRQSTPAGQAPSTTAGPTAGGTSTGGNGGSTGSTGSGDGGGSSSTGDPGSRLVGGLLG, from the coding sequence ATGAGTGTGGACACCAGAACACCCCGCACACCCACGGGGGACCGCTCGTCGGGATACGACGACGCTCCCGCGCTGAGCATGGTGAAGGTGCCGAGCGATCCGGCCCAGGTCATCGTCAACCACGCGAGCTTCCGCGTGCAGTTCGGTGCCTCCGCCCGGCGGACCCAGTCCCCGCGGATCGCGCGGCACCTGAGCGCCACCCAGGACCCCGCCCGCATGCCCGCCGCCCCGGGCCGTCGCCGCGCCGTCGTGTGGAGCGGGCGGTCCGACCCGGACGACACCGGCGCGCACCGGCTGCTCCAGGCGGTGCGGGCGGGAGCCGGTCAGCACGCCGAGGACCCGGCCGCCGACCACGCGGGCGACGCCGGAGCGACGCAGGTCATCCCCCGGATCGACCTCGACGGCGGCCCCCTGGACTACGACGACGGCCCCGCCACCCAGACGCTGGAGACCCCCCTCGTCGGCGCCCAGCGCGGCCCCGTGCCCGACGGCACCCGGCTGCTGCCCGCCATGCGCACCGTCGGCAGCGCGTACGACGAGCCGGTCTACGACGACTCCGCCTACGGCACGCGGGAGTTCGGGACCGACTACGGCTCCGACGACTACGGCTCCGACGGCTACGGCGAGGACACGGACCCGGGCGAGCCCCGCAGCAGGCGCCGCACCGACGACCCGGCGCGGCACGCCTACTTCCCCGGCCGCCGCATGAACCTCGGCGTCGTCCTGCTGCCGCTGCGCGTCTTCCTCGGCTTCATCTCCATCTACGCCGGCATGGGCAAGCTCTGCGACCCCGTCTACTTCGACGGTGGCGAACGCGGCTCCATGGTCAAGTGGCTCAACACCCTGCACCCCTGGGACGTCGCCGAGCCGCTGCGCCAGTTCGCCCTCGCCCACCCGGTGGGCGCCGGGCTGGTCATCGCCTTCCTCCAGGTGCTGGTGGGCGTCCTGACCGTGCTCGGCTGCTGGCAGCGGGTGGCCGCCGTCATCGGCGCCGGCCTGTCCGCCGCGCTCCTGGTCACCGTCAGCTGGAAGAGCGTCCCGGTCTACGACGCGCCCGACATCATCTACCTCGCCGCCTGGTCCCCGCTGATCATCGCCGGGGCGCCCGTCTACTCCGTGGACGGCAGGCTCGCGGGCAGTGCCTGGCGCCGGCTCGGCCCCCGCTCCGACATCTGGGACCTGCGCCGCTACGTCCTGCGCCGCGGCGCGCTCGTCACCTTCCTCGTCGCCGGTGTCACCCTCCTCGTCGGCTCCGTCCTCGGCGGTGCCGTCCGGGACGCCGACCGCGTGGTCGTCCCCGGGCCCGGCGAGTCCCCGCGCAACGAACTGCCCGGCTCCCCGCTCCCGCAGGAGCCCGGCACCCGCGAGCCGAAGCCCTCCTCCCCGGAGGCCTCCGCCTCACCCACCCAGGGCGCCACCGGCGAGGCGTCCACGCCCTCAGGGGACTCCGCGACCACCCCGGGCGCGACCCGCGACAGCAGCGGCACCGCCACCGGCGGCGGTACGCCGAGCCAGACCCAGGGCACCACGGGCCAGGCACCGCCCCGCCAGTCCACCCCGGCAGGCCAGGCACCGAGCACCACGGCCGGACCGACCGCGGGCGGCACCTCGACCGGCGGCAACGGCGGCTCCACCGGCTCCACCGGGAGCGGTGACGGCGGCGGCTCCTCCTCCACCGGAGACCCCGGCAGCCGCCTGGTGGGCGGCCTCCTGGGCTAG